The genomic segment ACGACTGTGCCCTTATAGGCTCCTCGCAACCGGCATAGAGCGAACCGACAGGGAGACGGTACCAATGGCGAAACTCGTAGCCGACGTCATCGTGGAGACATTGCAGGAAGCCGGCGCCAAGCGCTGTTACGGCATTGTCGGCGACACGCTGAACCATGTGACCGACGCCATGCGCCGCAAGAAGATGGAATGGGTGCATGTCCGCCACGAGGAGGTCGGCGGTTTCGCGGCCGGCGCGGAAGCCTACATGACCGGCGAGCTGACGGTCTGCGCGGGCTCCACGGGGCCGGGCAGCCTGCACTTCGTCAACGGCATCTTCGAAAGCCACCGCAATGGCGCGCCCGTCGTGCTGATCGCCTCGCAGATCGACCGCGTTCAGGAGGGGCTCGGCTTCCCCCAGTCCGTCGACCAGCGCAAGATCTACGAGCAGTGCTCGGTCTTCTGCGAATATATCTCGCATCCCGACCAGGCCCGCCGCATCACCGCCATGGCGGCGCAGGCCGCCCTCACCCGGCGCGGCGTCGCGGTGATCGTCGTCAATGGCGACACCACCAAGGAGACCATCGAGGACGAGCTCCACTGGCGCGTCTCCCGGCCGAACCCCGTGACGCGCCCCGCAGACGACGAGCTCGAAACGCTCGCCGGCCTGATCGCCGAGGCGAAGAAGATCACCATCTATGGCGGCTATGGCTGCCGGAACGCCCATGACGAGGTGGTCGCGCTCGCCGCCAGGCTGAAGGCCCCCGTCGCCCACACCTCGCGCGCCAAGGAATTCCTCGAATACGACAATCCCTACGATGTCTCCATGACCGGCATCATCGGCATCAAGTCGGGCTTCGAGGCCCTGGAGAACTGCGACCTCCTGATCTGCCTCGGCGCCAATTTCGCCTGGACGCAGTACTATCCGCACAAGGCGAAGATCGTGCAGATCGATACCGCGCCGGAGAACCTCGGCAAGCGCACGCCGGTGACGCTCGGCCTCGTCGGCGACGTCAAGCACACGATCGAGGCCCTGCTGCCCATGGTGGAGGAGCGCAGCGACGACAGCTTCCTCAAGGCGTGCCTGAAAGAGCACGAGAAAAGCCTCAAGGCGCTCGACGACCAGACGAAGGAGCCGTCGCCCGACCTCATCCACCCGCAGTTCGTCGCCAAGACGCTCAGCGAGCTGGCCGATGACGACGCGATCTTCACCGCCGATGGCGGCACGCCCTTCGTCTGGCTCCTGCGCTATATCCGCGCCAACGGCAAGCGCCGCTTCCTCACCAGCCTGCTGCACGGCACCATGGCGAACGCCTTCCCCCAGGCTATCGGCTGCGCCAAGGCCTATCCCGGCCGCCAGGTAATCGCCATGTGCGGCGACGGCGGCATGACCATGCTGATGGGCGACCTCCTGACGCTCGTGCAGGAGGAGCTGCCGGTAAAGCTGCTGGTCTTCCGCAACAACACGCTCGGCTTCGTGGAGATGGAGATGAAGGTGGAGGGCATGCTCGACGCCTTCACGGACCTGAAGAATCCCGATTTCGCCGGCGTCGCCAAGGCCTGCGGCTTCCACGGCCTCCATGTGGACAATGCGGACGATCTCGACGGCGCCATGCGCGACTGGCTCGCCCATGACGGGCCCGCGCTGCTCGACGTCGCGGTCAACCGGTTCGAGCTCGTCATGCCGCCCACCGTGGAGGTGAGCCAGGCCGTCTCCACCGCCATGTACGGCGTGAAGGCGGTGCTGAACGGCCGGCTCGACGATGTCTGGGCGATGGCGGAGAACAAGCTGCTCAAATAGGCCGGATCATCTCCCGCGAACCGGTTTCGATCTGCCGGCATTCGATCTTGCCGGCAGCGGCCACCTGCCGAATATCGCGATATTGCCCGCAAGGATGAGCCCGAGGCCCAGAAAGGCGCCCGGGCTCCATTCATAGCCCTCCAGGACCGTGGAGACGGTGAGCGCGACCACCGGAAAGAGCACCGTGGCATAGGCCGCCCGGTCGGCCCCCACCCGCGCGACGAGGGAGAGATAGGCGAGGAAGGCGAGCACCGAGCCCGGCACGGCGAGATAGAGGAGGCTTGCCAGATAGACCGGCGAGCCATCGAGCACGAAGGGGCCGCCGCGGACCGCGGCATAGACCGCCAGAAGCGCCGCGCCCCAGCTCATGCAGCGGACCACCGCATTGGGCAGGTCGGTGCCGCCCGCCGTCGCCCGTGTGGAGACCACATTGCCGAGCGAGAAGACATAGGTTCCCCCGAGCGCCAGCGCGATACCGAGACCGGAGGAGCCCGTGGCCGCCATCTCCCTGCCGAACAGGAGCGCGATGCCGGCTATGCCGAGGCCGGCACCGATGAGAACCCGCGCATTCGGTGCTCGCCCCATGATGAGCCACTGGTTGAACGCGTTGAACACGCTCGCCGCGGAGAAGATGACCGCGATCACCCCGCTCGTGACATAGGCCGTGGCATGATAGATGAGCAGATAGTTGAGCGCGAACAGCGTGACCCCGAGGACCGCGAACCACACATGCCCGCGCAGGGGTACCCGCCTCAACCGTCCGGTCAGCGCAAGTCCGGCCCACAGCGTCGCCGCGGCGATGGCGAAGCGGTAGCAGATCGAAACCTCCATCGGCACCGGCCCGATCTGCAGCTTGATGGCGAACCAGGTGAAGCCCCATGCGAGCACGGTGACGGCAAACAGCAAGGCGGTCATGGGCGGCAGGGTCCTCCCGACAATCTGTACAAACGGGACATGCCGCTCTGGCGGGCGGTATTGCGACCGTTCTGCCCCATCTCCGGCAGGCGGGTCTCACAGCGTCTTGCGGCCCATGTCACGATCTTGCGGCATTTGCGCCGCCAGGGATGCGGCGGGGCTTGCCCGACCCGCCCCTTCCGGTGTTTCCTGAGCGTTGCGATGACTGCAGCAGACCTTGAGGGCAATACCGTTTTCGACTGCCTGAGCCGCGAGGGCGTGCCCTTGCGCGCATCGGCCGCGTTCGGCGACGGCATCGCCGCGGCCCTGTGGGAACGCGACGAACGCGCCTTCACGAGCTACCGCGCACCGAACCACAACACGCTGAGCCTCTATGTGGAGGGCGGAAACGGCATCCGCCGCCTGAACGGCCGCCGCGTCCTTCGAAGCAACGGTTCCGGCAGCGTGTGCCTGATGCCGGACACGCTCACCACGGACTGGGACGTCTCAGGCCCTGTGAGCATGTTCCATCTCTATTTCCCGCGCTCCGCGCTCGACCGGGTCATCGCGGAGGTTCTCGAGGCCGATCCCGCCGCCGTCGCGCTGCGCGACGAGACCTATTTCCAGGATCCCTATCTCGAAGGGGTGATCCGCGCAGCCGTGATCCCCCTGCACTGGGACGAGCCCGGCGACCGGCTGGCGGTCAGCCAGGCCGCGCAGATGATGCTGACCTACCTGGCCACGCGTTTCGCCGAGCGCCCGGCCCGGGCCCGGATCGCCCGCGGCGGCCTCGCCCCGGCAGTACGCCGGCGCGTCGAGGAGTTCGTCGAGGCCCATCTCGACCGGCCGCTCGCCATCCGCGACCTGGCGTCGATCGCGGGCCTGAGCCCCTATCACTTCGCGCGCATGTTCAAGCAGTCGACCGGGGAGAGCCCCCATCACTACGTGCTGCGCAGGCGCGTGGAGCGGGCGAAGACGCTGATCGCGACGGGCGGACTTTCCCTGTCGGAGATCGCCCTTTGCTGCGGGTTTTCGAGCCAGAGCCACTTCACCGCGCGGTTCCGCCAGATCGCCGGCGTGACACCGCGCCAGTTCGCCCGTGCAACGGACAGCGGGCTTGCCGCCTGACGGGACTTTCCCAACTGCCTCCGGGGTGCCATAAGGGCGCCCATGCACACGCTCACCGTTTCAGGACTTGCCCTCGACCGCGCCCGCGCGCTCTCCACCCTCCTGGAAGAGACGGTCGATCCCGCCCCGCTCGCCGTCACTCTCCTGTCGGAGAACGAGGCCGATACCCTTTGGCGCCTGGAGGCGCTCTACGATACGCCGCCCGCCGACAGCGCCCTTGAGAGTGCGATCGCGGGCGCGGAATGGACCCTCGATGCCCTGCCCGAGCGCGACTGGGTCGCCGAATCTCTGAAGGACCTGAAGCCCGTGGCGGCCGGGCGCTTCTTCGTGCACGGCCATCACGACCGCGACAAGCGGCCCGCCGGCCGGATCGGCATCGAGATCGAGGCGGGCCTCGCCTTCGGCACCGGCCACCATGCCACCACGCTCGGCTGTCTGCTCGCGCTCGACGCCATCCTGAAGCGGGAGACGCCCGCCCCCGCCCTCGATGTGGGCTGCGGGTCGGGCGTGCTGGCGCTCGCCTATGCGCGTGCCACGAAATACCCGGTCATCGCCAGCGACATCGACCCGGTCGCCGTGGAGCAGACTGTGGAGAATGCGCGGATCAACGGGGTCGGCGCGCTCGTGCGCGCGCGCCATGCCACGGGGCTCGACGACGCCGTCATTCGCGGCGCCGGTCCCTACGGGCTAATCATGGCGAATATTCTCGCCCGCCCGCTCGCCGCGCTCGCCGGCGACATGGCCGCGCTGCTCGGCCCCGGCGGGCATCTCGTCCTGTCCGGATTGACAGTCGATCAGGAGGCGCAGGTTCTCGGTCCCTATCGCGCGCTCGGCCTTGCGCTGCGCACACGCTACCGCATCGACCGCTGGGCAACATTGGTGCTCGCGGGATAGGCGGCCCCGGCCAGCACCGGCTGGCGGGTTGCCCCGAATTCTTGTCGCCGTCATTCCCGTTCTTGTCTCTGTCATTCCCGTTCTTGTCTCTGTCATTCCCGTTCTTGTCGCTGTCATTCCCGCGAAAGCGGGAATCCATCAGGGCAATAGCGCGGGTACACAATTGGATTCCCGCTTTCGCGGGAATGACGAGAAGCAACGGATGCTCGAATGGCGTGCGTGGACCGTTGGAGTCCGGGAGGGAAAACGCCCCCCAGAAACGGGAACGGCCCTCTCCCCCGCCCGAAACCTTTGCGCCATACTCACGACGCGAAAGTCCCGGGAGGGAAAGAGGGCCGCCTTGGAGCCGAAGCTCCAAGGGGGAGGGAGCTCCAAAATTCGGTCAGGCGTTGTCGCCGTTCCAGACCATCCGGCGGATCTCGCTCCGCTTCAGGCCGATATCCATCAGGAGGCGGTCATCGAGCTCCTCGAGCTCGCGCTCCGCACGGCTCAGCTCGACGTAGCGCTTCACCCGCGACGCCAGGCGCGCGAAGAAGGACGGACCGCCGACAGTGCCGCCACGCACCGCACGATCGTTTCCAAAGGTTGCCACACTCATCTCAATTCTCCATTGCACACGGACTGTTAAAATGGGC from the Kaustia mangrovi genome contains:
- a CDS encoding thiamine pyrophosphate-dependent enzyme — its product is MAKLVADVIVETLQEAGAKRCYGIVGDTLNHVTDAMRRKKMEWVHVRHEEVGGFAAGAEAYMTGELTVCAGSTGPGSLHFVNGIFESHRNGAPVVLIASQIDRVQEGLGFPQSVDQRKIYEQCSVFCEYISHPDQARRITAMAAQAALTRRGVAVIVVNGDTTKETIEDELHWRVSRPNPVTRPADDELETLAGLIAEAKKITIYGGYGCRNAHDEVVALAARLKAPVAHTSRAKEFLEYDNPYDVSMTGIIGIKSGFEALENCDLLICLGANFAWTQYYPHKAKIVQIDTAPENLGKRTPVTLGLVGDVKHTIEALLPMVEERSDDSFLKACLKEHEKSLKALDDQTKEPSPDLIHPQFVAKTLSELADDDAIFTADGGTPFVWLLRYIRANGKRRFLTSLLHGTMANAFPQAIGCAKAYPGRQVIAMCGDGGMTMLMGDLLTLVQEELPVKLLVFRNNTLGFVEMEMKVEGMLDAFTDLKNPDFAGVAKACGFHGLHVDNADDLDGAMRDWLAHDGPALLDVAVNRFELVMPPTVEVSQAVSTAMYGVKAVLNGRLDDVWAMAENKLLK
- a CDS encoding DMT family transporter, which codes for MTALLFAVTVLAWGFTWFAIKLQIGPVPMEVSICYRFAIAAATLWAGLALTGRLRRVPLRGHVWFAVLGVTLFALNYLLIYHATAYVTSGVIAVIFSAASVFNAFNQWLIMGRAPNARVLIGAGLGIAGIALLFGREMAATGSSGLGIALALGGTYVFSLGNVVSTRATAGGTDLPNAVVRCMSWGAALLAVYAAVRGGPFVLDGSPVYLASLLYLAVPGSVLAFLAYLSLVARVGADRAAYATVLFPVVALTVSTVLEGYEWSPGAFLGLGLILAGNIAIFGRWPLPARSNAGRSKPVRGR
- a CDS encoding helix-turn-helix transcriptional regulator; amino-acid sequence: MTAADLEGNTVFDCLSREGVPLRASAAFGDGIAAALWERDERAFTSYRAPNHNTLSLYVEGGNGIRRLNGRRVLRSNGSGSVCLMPDTLTTDWDVSGPVSMFHLYFPRSALDRVIAEVLEADPAAVALRDETYFQDPYLEGVIRAAVIPLHWDEPGDRLAVSQAAQMMLTYLATRFAERPARARIARGGLAPAVRRRVEEFVEAHLDRPLAIRDLASIAGLSPYHFARMFKQSTGESPHHYVLRRRVERAKTLIATGGLSLSEIALCCGFSSQSHFTARFRQIAGVTPRQFARATDSGLAA
- a CDS encoding 50S ribosomal protein L11 methyltransferase produces the protein MHTLTVSGLALDRARALSTLLEETVDPAPLAVTLLSENEADTLWRLEALYDTPPADSALESAIAGAEWTLDALPERDWVAESLKDLKPVAAGRFFVHGHHDRDKRPAGRIGIEIEAGLAFGTGHHATTLGCLLALDAILKRETPAPALDVGCGSGVLALAYARATKYPVIASDIDPVAVEQTVENARINGVGALVRARHATGLDDAVIRGAGPYGLIMANILARPLAALAGDMAALLGPGGHLVLSGLTVDQEAQVLGPYRALGLALRTRYRIDRWATLVLAG
- a CDS encoding DUF1127 domain-containing protein; this encodes MSVATFGNDRAVRGGTVGGPSFFARLASRVKRYVELSRAERELEELDDRLLMDIGLKRSEIRRMVWNGDNA